In Thunnus thynnus chromosome 20, fThuThy2.1, whole genome shotgun sequence, a single window of DNA contains:
- the map2k6 gene encoding dual specificity mitogen-activated protein kinase kinase 6 isoform X2 yields the protein MRHVPSGLIMAVKRIRATVNSQEQKRLLMDLDISMRTVDCFYTVTFYGALFREGDVWICMELMDTSLDKFYKQVIEKGMTIPEDILGKIAVSIVKALEHLHSNLQVIHRDVKPSNVLINTQGQVKMCDFGISGYLVDSVAKTMDAGCKPYMAPERINPETNQKGYNVKSDIWSLGITMIELAILRFPYDSWGTPFQQLKQVVEEPSPQLPADQFSPEFVDFTSQCLKKVSKERPTYTELMQHLFFISHEAKETDVASFVKVILGD from the exons ATGAGGCACGTGCCCAGCGGTCTGATCATGGCCGTCAAG aGGATTCGGGCCACAGTGAACAGTCAGGAGCAAAAGAGGCTGCTCATGGACCTGGACATCTCCATGAGGACAGTGGACTGTTTCTACACAGTCACCTTCTATGGAGCACTATTCAGAGAG GGTGACGTATGGATCTGCATGGAGCTGATGGACACCTCCCTCGACAAGTTCTACAAGCAGGTGATCGAGAAGGGCATGACCATCCCCGAGGACATCCTGGGAAAGATCGCTGTCTCG ATAGTaaaagctttggagcatctgcACAGCAATCTGCAAGTCATACACAGAG ATGTGAAGCCCTCCAACGTGCTGATAAACACTCAGGGCCAGGTGAAGATGTGCGACTTTGGAATCAGCGGCTACCTGGTCGACTCCGTGGCTAAAACCATGGACGCTGGCTGTAAACCCTACATGGCG CCGGAGAGGATCAACCCGGAGACGAACCAGAAAGGCTACAATGTCAAATCTGACATCTGGAGTTTAGGAATCACAATG ATCGAGCTCGCCATCCTGCGCTTCCCGTACGACTCATGGGGCACACCCTTCCAGCAGCTGAAGCAGGTGGTGGAAGAACCTTCGCCCCAGCTTCCTGCCGACCAGTTCTCCCCCGAGTTTGTGGACTTCACATCTCAGTG CTTAAAGAAAGTTTCCAAAGAGCGGCCGACTTACACAGAACTCATG CAACATCTCTTCTTCATCTCCCACGAGGCCAAAGAAACCGACGTGGCTAGCTTTGTGAAAGTCATCCTGGGGGACTGA